A genome region from Flavobacteriales bacterium includes the following:
- a CDS encoding NUDIX hydrolase — MHEEIGLTKLDLIRKLGSYTRPRLEVGGNPNINEIKTIHIYLFTTQEQSLTPIDPDNPEARWVTKDNVNNYLTHEADKEFFELHINDL, encoded by the coding sequence ATTCACGAAGAAATAGGATTAACTAAATTAGATCTTATAAGAAAACTAGGCAGCTATACCAGACCCAGATTAGAAGTAGGTGGAAATCCAAACATTAACGAGATTAAGACTATACACATTTACCTTTTCACAACTCAAGAGCAATCGCTTACACCTATTGATCCTGACAACCCTGAAGCTCGATGGGTAACAAAGGATAATGTAAACAATTACCTTACACATGAGGCGGATAAAGAGTTTTTCGAGTTACATATAAATGATTTATAA